In Methanothermococcus thermolithotrophicus DSM 2095, one DNA window encodes the following:
- the atwA gene encoding methyl coenzyme M reductase system, component A2, giving the protein MLLLEVKNVSKKFGDTEVLKNISFELNEGEVLGVLGRSGSGKSVLLHMLRGMDGYEPTEGKIIYHIAQCEECGEVDGPSKDGETCGCGGTFKKITVDFWNNKETTYYLKKKIAIMLQRTFALYGERSVIENILEALQNAGIEGPEATETALKLIKMVKLEHRITHIARDLSGGEKQRVVLARQIAKKPFIFLADEPTGTLDPRTGKLVHDALMNAVIKNKIAMVITSHWPEVVAELSQKAIWLENGEIKMAGDSNAIVEEFMKTVTSLKKVEEVEIRDELIKLENIEKKYCSVERGVIKAVDGVNLTINEMEIFGLVGVSGAGKTTLSKIIAGVLQPSKGKYFFRLGDEWIDMTKPGPANRGRAKRYIGMLFQEYSLYPHRTILYNLTESIGLEMPGEFARMKAEHTLVSVGFTEEEAEKILDKYPKELSVGERHRVALAQVLIREPHVILLDEPTGTMDPLTRNMVAESIQKSRKDLEQTYIIVSHDMDFVLNVCDRAALVRNGKIMKVGKPEEIVNILTEEEKDEMLKQ; this is encoded by the coding sequence ATGTTATTATTGGAAGTAAAAAATGTCTCGAAAAAATTTGGCGATACCGAAGTATTAAAGAATATCAGCTTTGAACTTAATGAAGGAGAAGTTTTAGGAGTCCTTGGAAGAAGCGGTTCTGGAAAATCGGTTTTATTACACATGCTTAGAGGAATGGATGGTTACGAACCTACCGAAGGTAAGATAATATACCATATTGCACAGTGTGAAGAATGTGGGGAAGTAGATGGACCTTCCAAAGATGGAGAGACATGTGGGTGCGGAGGGACGTTTAAGAAAATTACCGTAGATTTTTGGAACAATAAAGAAACTACTTATTATTTAAAGAAAAAAATAGCAATTATGCTCCAGAGGACGTTTGCCCTCTACGGTGAAAGGTCAGTTATTGAAAACATATTGGAAGCTCTGCAAAACGCAGGTATCGAAGGTCCAGAGGCAACCGAAACTGCTTTAAAATTAATAAAAATGGTTAAGTTGGAACACAGAATTACGCATATTGCAAGAGATTTAAGCGGTGGGGAGAAACAGAGGGTTGTTCTTGCAAGACAGATAGCTAAAAAACCATTTATATTCCTTGCAGATGAACCTACAGGAACATTAGACCCTAGAACTGGAAAACTAGTCCACGATGCCTTGATGAATGCCGTTATTAAGAACAAAATTGCAATGGTTATAACTTCACACTGGCCTGAAGTAGTTGCAGAGCTCTCTCAAAAAGCCATATGGCTTGAAAATGGAGAAATTAAAATGGCAGGCGATAGCAACGCTATTGTCGAAGAGTTCATGAAAACTGTAACCTCATTAAAAAAGGTCGAAGAAGTTGAAATTAGAGATGAACTAATAAAACTTGAAAATATTGAAAAGAAGTACTGTTCAGTTGAAAGGGGAGTTATTAAAGCAGTAGATGGTGTTAATTTAACCATCAATGAAATGGAAATATTTGGTTTAGTTGGAGTTAGTGGGGCTGGAAAAACCACACTTTCTAAAATAATTGCAGGTGTTCTTCAACCTTCAAAAGGTAAGTACTTCTTTAGATTGGGCGATGAATGGATAGATATGACAAAGCCAGGACCTGCCAATAGGGGAAGGGCAAAAAGATATATCGGAATGCTCTTCCAGGAATACAGCCTGTACCCTCATAGGACTATCCTTTATAACCTGACAGAGTCAATAGGATTGGAGATGCCTGGAGAATTTGCTAGAATGAAAGCAGAACATACATTAGTTTCAGTAGGATTCACCGAAGAAGAAGCAGAAAAAATATTGGATAAATATCCAAAAGAACTGAGTGTTGGGGAAAGGCACAGGGTTGCTTTAGCCCAGGTTTTAATTAGGGAACCACACGTTATCCTACTTGATGAACCTACTGGAACTATGGATCCACTCACAAGAAACATGGTAGCTGAATCAATCCAAAAATCAAGAAAGGACCTTGAACAAACCTACATCATAGTATCCCACGATATGGACTTTGTTCTAAATGTATGTGATAGAGCTGCGTTAGTTAGAAACGGAAAAATTATGAAGGTAGGAAAGCCAGAAGAAATAGTTAACATATTAACCGAAGAAGAAAAAGACGAAATGTTGAAGCAGTAA
- a CDS encoding sugar phosphate isomerase/epimerase has protein sequence MIKIGCSTLFFWEYPIEEIADIFQDLGLRCMEFFPENPDFWKKRDSLDYVNSLKDVLSKFCLTVHAPYIELNPSSINPYIQKASIMETLWAIELANLYGAKYLTIHPGKRPTSRAPTEDEYIKFYEYLDISLKYAEEKNIILCLENPRKKVNNICYSVEEMKSVLEKFNSKNLKMTLDFAHARENSSNFVDELHEQIKNVHISGVIDNKDHYPLRYSMVDFSEPLKKLVHEYGYKNCINLELNDLNYNKELSNQPFKKRLNRKRWPTLESKTFLKARDEKISEVIKEIEYLEELIGK, from the coding sequence ATGATAAAAATAGGTTGTTCTACACTGTTTTTTTGGGAGTATCCAATTGAAGAAATAGCCGATATATTTCAGGACTTGGGATTAAGGTGTATGGAATTCTTTCCTGAAAATCCTGATTTCTGGAAAAAAAGGGACAGCTTGGACTATGTAAATAGCTTAAAGGACGTTCTATCTAAATTCTGTTTAACGGTTCATGCACCATATATTGAGTTAAATCCATCTTCAATAAACCCATATATTCAAAAGGCATCAATTATGGAAACTCTATGGGCCATAGAACTTGCCAATCTTTATGGTGCAAAATATTTAACCATTCATCCGGGGAAAAGACCTACTAGCAGAGCTCCGACAGAGGATGAGTACATAAAATTTTATGAATACCTCGATATCTCTTTGAAGTATGCAGAAGAAAAAAATATAATCCTCTGCCTTGAAAACCCACGCAAAAAAGTAAATAATATTTGCTACTCTGTTGAAGAGATGAAATCAGTTCTTGAAAAATTTAATTCCAAAAATCTAAAAATGACCCTGGATTTTGCACATGCAAGGGAAAATAGTTCAAATTTCGTAGATGAGCTGCATGAACAGATAAAAAATGTGCACATATCTGGAGTAATTGACAATAAGGATCACTATCCCTTAAGGTATTCGATGGTAGATTTCTCAGAACCATTAAAAAAGCTAGTTCATGAATACGGCTATAAAAATTGTATTAACTTAGAACTAAACGATTTAAACTACAATAAAGAACTCTCAAACCAACCTTTTAAAAAAAGGTTGAATCGAAAAAGATGGCCAACTTTGGAATCCAAGACTTTTTTAAAGGCTCGGGATGAAAAAATCTCTGAAGTAATAAAAGAGATAGAGTACCTTGAAGAGTTAATAGGTAAATAA
- a CDS encoding ADP-ribosylglycohydrolase family protein, giving the protein MLSKFRGAILGLSIGDALGMPSEGLTKEEIKLNYGKIEDYSSPKNHFEGILTAGDYTDDTQQTIAMIKSIKPEGFSMELFIKNLIDWYNNSPIGMGPTSEKAIKNLINGNYEGVNSKTCGAAMRVAPLGLYYYDNLLELKKHVIESSKITHNNKDAIAGALTIAFFVASCLGNQDCKNKEYLKKCSEFVSDVSEDFAEKILLIKSMDSVEKGYEEFGTGINADECVPSAVHTFFATGNFRDGMIFAVNAGGDTDSLGSMFGAIAGAHYGFHNIPKKWVEGIKNRDYLISLADYLYKIKFNHEYY; this is encoded by the coding sequence ATGCTCAGCAAGTTTAGGGGGGCTATACTCGGGCTTTCAATAGGTGATGCCCTTGGAATGCCGTCTGAGGGACTTACCAAAGAAGAAATAAAACTGAATTATGGAAAAATAGAGGACTACTCATCTCCAAAAAACCATTTTGAAGGCATTTTAACTGCCGGAGATTATACCGACGACACCCAACAAACAATAGCAATGATAAAATCAATAAAACCAGAAGGTTTTAGTATGGAACTCTTTATAAAGAATTTGATCGACTGGTATAATAATAGTCCGATAGGTATGGGCCCAACAAGTGAAAAGGCGATAAAAAATTTGATCAATGGAAATTATGAAGGGGTCAACTCAAAAACCTGTGGAGCTGCGATGAGAGTGGCCCCTTTAGGACTTTATTATTATGATAATCTTTTAGAATTAAAAAAGCATGTGATAGAATCATCAAAAATAACCCACAACAACAAAGATGCCATAGCCGGAGCTCTGACAATAGCATTTTTTGTAGCATCATGCTTAGGAAACCAAGATTGTAAAAATAAAGAGTATTTGAAGAAATGTTCAGAATTTGTATCTGATGTTTCTGAAGATTTTGCAGAAAAAATACTTCTAATAAAAAGCATGGATTCTGTTGAAAAGGGATATGAAGAATTTGGAACTGGAATAAATGCAGATGAGTGCGTACCTTCTGCAGTCCATACTTTTTTTGCAACAGGCAATTTTAGGGATGGGATGATTTTTGCAGTAAATGCCGGCGGAGATACAGATAGTTTAGGAAGTATGTTTGGAGCTATTGCAGGAGCTCACTACGGGTTTCATAATATCCCCAAAAAATGGGTTGAGGGGATTAAAAATAGGGATTATTTAATAAGTTTGGCAGATTACCTTTACAAGATTAAATTTAATCACGAATATTATTAA
- a CDS encoding TIGR00266 family protein produces the protein MPEYDFEIKYGPSYSLLKINLENQEITAETGAMVYMDKSINIDTNMKGGLIGALKRAVVGENLFLNKFKGTGTLALSPSYVGDIVHHDLEGALYVQSGAYLASSPNVKIDTKFGGTKSFFGGKGLFLMKLDGEGDVFLSSFGALETIELNDESLVVDNGNLVGFTEGLNYSLKRIGGLKSTLLGGEGAVYEFNGTGKVYIQTRNVETFADFLMKYLPIQPRK, from the coding sequence ATGCCAGAATATGATTTTGAAATAAAATATGGTCCATCCTATTCTCTCTTGAAAATAAACCTTGAAAATCAAGAAATCACTGCCGAAACTGGTGCGATGGTATATATGGATAAGAGTATAAACATCGACACCAATATGAAGGGAGGATTAATCGGAGCTCTGAAGAGAGCAGTTGTTGGAGAAAATTTATTCTTAAATAAGTTTAAAGGAACTGGAACATTGGCGTTATCTCCAAGTTATGTTGGGGACATAGTACATCATGATTTAGAAGGAGCTCTTTATGTTCAAAGTGGGGCCTATTTGGCATCTTCTCCAAATGTGAAAATAGATACAAAATTTGGTGGGACCAAATCATTTTTCGGTGGTAAAGGATTATTTTTAATGAAGTTAGATGGCGAAGGAGATGTATTTTTATCATCCTTTGGAGCATTGGAAACCATAGAATTGAACGATGAGAGTTTAGTTGTTGACAACGGTAACCTTGTAGGTTTTACGGAAGGGCTGAATTATTCACTAAAGAGAATTGGAGGTTTAAAATCCACTTTGTTAGGTGGAGAGGGGGCAGTTTATGAATTTAACGGTACTGGAAAAGTATATATTCAAACAAGAAATGTTGAGACGTTTGCAGACTTTTTAATGAAGTACTTGCCTATTCAACCTAGAAAATAG
- a CDS encoding 50S ribosomal protein L14e, with amino-acid sequence MAAIEVGRVCIKTLGREAGKTCVVVDVLDKNFVVVDGNVKRRRCNIKHLEPTDKKVEIEKEASTEEVKLALDAAGLL; translated from the coding sequence ATGGCTGCAATTGAAGTAGGAAGAGTTTGTATTAAAACATTAGGTAGAGAAGCTGGAAAAACATGTGTTGTTGTTGATGTATTAGACAAAAACTTTGTTGTTGTTGACGGAAACGTAAAAAGAAGAAGATGCAACATAAAACACCTTGAACCTACCGACAAAAAGGTAGAAATTGAAAAAGAAGCTTCAACAGAAGAAGTTAAATTAGCATTAGATGCGGCAGGCTTATTATAA
- the cmk gene encoding (d)CMP kinase: MIITIGGLPGTGTTTMAKMIAEKYGLEHVCAGFIFRDMAKEMNMDLNEFSKYAEQNPEIDKEIDRRQVELAKKGNIVLEGRLAAWMLKNNDVEPTVSIWLKAPPMVRCKRISERENEDIELALEKMIKRENSEKKRYKEIYNIDIDDLSIYNIMIDSSKWNIEGVFNIICKSIESIKG, encoded by the coding sequence ATGATTATAACCATCGGGGGACTACCTGGGACAGGAACTACAACTATGGCAAAGATGATAGCTGAGAAATACGGTCTTGAACACGTATGCGCTGGGTTCATCTTCAGAGACATGGCAAAAGAAATGAACATGGATCTAAATGAATTTAGTAAGTACGCCGAACAAAATCCCGAAATTGATAAAGAAATAGACAGAAGACAGGTAGAATTGGCAAAAAAAGGAAATATAGTACTTGAAGGTAGGCTTGCCGCATGGATGTTAAAAAACAACGATGTTGAGCCTACAGTGTCAATATGGCTAAAGGCGCCCCCAATGGTTAGATGTAAGAGAATAAGTGAAAGGGAAAATGAAGATATTGAGCTTGCATTAGAGAAAATGATAAAAAGAGAGAATAGCGAGAAAAAAAGATATAAAGAAATCTATAATATAGATATAGATGATCTCTCAATATACAATATAATGATTGATTCATCAAAATGGAATATCGAAGGGGTATTTAATATCATCTGCAAATCAATTGAAAGCATTAAAGGATGA
- a CDS encoding 50S ribosomal protein L34e — protein MPAPRYKSGSYKKISKRIPGNKTTIHYRRKKVSKHKCATCGALLNGVPRGRPAEISKLAKTEKRPERPFGGYLCPKCLKRVMIEKARTF, from the coding sequence ATGCCTGCCCCTAGATATAAATCCGGGTCATACAAAAAAATATCAAAAAGAATACCTGGAAACAAAACTACAATACACTACAGAAGAAAAAAGGTATCAAAACACAAGTGTGCAACTTGTGGAGCTCTCTTAAATGGTGTTCCTAGAGGAAGACCTGCAGAGATCTCAAAGTTAGCTAAAACAGAAAAGAGACCTGAAAGACCATTTGGTGGCTACTTATGCCCAAAATGTCTCAAAAGAGTTATGATTGAAAAAGCAAGAACTTTCTAA
- a CDS encoding cation-transporting P-type ATPase yields MDIPNNAQSLTIEETFEKLDTSQEGISSKEAERRINIFGKNLLKDEKTSNISIFLKQFKDPVIYILIFASILAFYIGDIKDFFLIIGIVFINSFLGFWQELKTEKSLKALRKLTEHRVRILRDGKVFEIPSLELVPGDFVILSEGDVVSADLRLIESNSLLINESTITGESMPAEKDASYTLPENTLPYDLKNMALSGTFVVKGSGKAIVVKTGGDTYLASIAEKVQEESPDSPLTRAIAIFSKRFIIFLMFLLFLIGIIGTLQGREFSHMMYILVALLVSAVPEGLPIVVTLVLAIGALMLNKKQVLVRHLPSVETLGSTTVIASDKTGTITEGKIVVKDVFSPNIEEVKLVAALANEAGGDGKGDPIDVALANWLSDEYNDLRNKYPQIFIHPFDTKLRMMASVNKSEKKCKGHEECKEDREQLFVKGSYEFLKEKATNKEEFKTFDKIHDKMAENGLRVLAFGIGEDSWKSPDSWKFRIVGLIGFLDPPKEGVKEAVLTAKAAGIRVIMITGDYPLTARAIAREIGIYEKGDRVLTGKEIEDMDDKTLISTLKNTSVIARALPEHKFRIVKTLQEDKEIVAVTGDGVNDVPALKVADLGIAMGGGTEAAKSVSKMIITDNNLKVIVNAIKQGRVISNNIRKVIYYLVSTNLGEILLISSAIILGLNLPLYPTQILWINIVADGVQDKTFPFIKEEGNVMKKKPVKLEDKFLDKFQILRILYTSVVIAIINLILYIYMLKNGYPYGETITTVFTSMVVSQWFNGIQAQKESEPFFKNIKRSLTINPYIWLGISVGIVLQFMAIYVFSDLFHTVHLTIQNFVFVFIATILFFMAVELRKWIEYFLQDER; encoded by the coding sequence ATGGATATTCCAAATAATGCACAATCTTTAACAATTGAAGAAACCTTTGAAAAACTTGATACTTCTCAAGAGGGAATTTCTTCAAAAGAAGCGGAAAGAAGAATAAACATTTTTGGCAAAAATCTCCTAAAAGATGAAAAAACAAGTAATATTTCAATATTTTTAAAACAATTTAAGGACCCAGTTATTTATATCCTGATTTTTGCATCCATTTTGGCTTTTTATATAGGCGATATAAAAGATTTTTTTCTTATTATCGGCATAGTTTTTATAAACAGTTTTCTTGGGTTCTGGCAGGAACTTAAAACTGAAAAGTCGTTAAAGGCCTTGAGAAAATTAACCGAACACAGGGTTAGGATTTTAAGGGATGGAAAGGTTTTTGAAATCCCATCTTTGGAATTGGTTCCAGGGGATTTTGTTATTTTATCTGAGGGGGATGTTGTTTCAGCTGACTTGAGACTAATTGAAAGCAATAGCTTATTAATTAATGAATCCACCATTACTGGAGAGTCTATGCCTGCTGAAAAAGATGCATCATATACTTTACCCGAAAATACACTCCCTTACGATCTAAAAAACATGGCGTTATCAGGAACTTTTGTAGTTAAAGGTTCTGGAAAAGCTATAGTTGTTAAAACGGGGGGAGATACATATCTTGCATCAATTGCAGAAAAAGTACAGGAAGAGTCTCCAGATAGTCCACTTACAAGAGCAATTGCCATTTTTTCAAAGAGATTCATTATCTTTTTGATGTTCTTACTATTTCTTATAGGTATTATAGGGACACTCCAAGGAAGGGAGTTTTCACATATGATGTATATTCTCGTGGCATTGCTTGTTTCTGCAGTTCCTGAGGGGCTACCTATTGTGGTAACACTTGTTTTAGCAATAGGAGCTCTGATGTTAAATAAAAAACAGGTTTTAGTTAGGCACCTTCCATCTGTGGAAACCCTTGGTAGCACAACAGTTATAGCATCTGATAAAACCGGAACAATAACTGAAGGAAAAATTGTAGTTAAGGATGTTTTTTCCCCAAATATTGAGGAAGTTAAACTTGTGGCGGCACTTGCAAACGAAGCCGGTGGTGATGGAAAAGGAGATCCTATAGATGTTGCACTTGCAAACTGGCTAAGTGACGAGTATAACGATCTAAGAAATAAGTATCCCCAGATTTTTATCCATCCATTTGACACAAAACTTAGAATGATGGCTTCGGTCAATAAATCTGAGAAAAAATGTAAAGGACATGAAGAATGTAAAGAAGATAGGGAACAACTTTTTGTAAAAGGGTCTTACGAATTCCTAAAAGAAAAGGCAACAAACAAAGAAGAGTTCAAAACGTTCGATAAAATTCATGATAAAATGGCTGAAAATGGCCTTAGAGTTTTAGCATTTGGAATAGGGGAAGATAGCTGGAAAAGTCCAGATAGCTGGAAGTTCAGAATAGTGGGCCTTATAGGATTTTTAGATCCTCCAAAAGAAGGTGTAAAAGAGGCGGTTTTGACTGCAAAAGCTGCAGGTATAAGGGTGATAATGATAACTGGAGATTACCCATTAACTGCAAGAGCCATAGCTAGGGAAATAGGAATATATGAAAAAGGAGATAGAGTTTTAACTGGAAAAGAAATAGAAGATATGGATGATAAAACATTAATATCTACTTTAAAAAATACATCAGTTATTGCCAGGGCATTGCCAGAACATAAATTCAGAATAGTAAAAACCCTTCAGGAAGACAAAGAAATTGTTGCAGTAACCGGGGATGGTGTAAATGATGTACCTGCTTTAAAAGTTGCAGATTTGGGAATTGCTATGGGTGGAGGCACAGAGGCTGCTAAATCAGTTTCAAAAATGATTATAACGGATAACAATTTAAAGGTAATAGTAAATGCAATAAAGCAGGGAAGGGTCATATCAAATAATATAAGGAAAGTCATATACTACCTGGTTTCAACCAACTTAGGTGAAATACTTTTAATCTCATCCGCCATAATTCTTGGGCTTAATTTACCACTTTATCCAACTCAAATACTGTGGATAAACATAGTAGCTGACGGGGTGCAGGATAAAACATTTCCATTTATAAAGGAAGAAGGAAATGTAATGAAAAAAAAGCCAGTTAAACTAGAAGATAAGTTTTTAGATAAGTTTCAGATTCTTAGAATACTATATACTTCAGTCGTTATAGCCATAATCAATTTGATTCTATATATATACATGCTTAAGAATGGCTACCCCTATGGGGAAACAATAACAACCGTTTTTACTTCAATGGTGGTTTCCCAGTGGTTTAATGGAATTCAGGCCCAAAAAGAAAGTGAGCCATTTTTCAAGAATATAAAGAGAAGTTTAACCATAAACCCATATATTTGGCTAGGCATCTCAGTAGGTATTGTATTGCAGTTTATGGCGATCTATGTATTTTCAGATCTGTTCCATACGGTTCATCTGACTATTCAAAATTTTGTTTTTGTATTTATTGCCACTATTTTATTCTTTATGGCGGTAGAGCTGAGAAAATGGATAGAATATTTTCTTCAGGATGAGCGGTAA
- a CDS encoding RidA family protein → MKIINTENAPKAIGPYSQAVMYGNLLFISGQIAINPLNQELINGTIEEQTERVMENIKAILEAAGMQFNNVLKTTIYLKNMDDFQKVNEIYGRYFDNHKPARVTVGVSNLPKGALIEIDVIAGL, encoded by the coding sequence ATGAAGATAATCAATACAGAAAATGCTCCAAAAGCCATAGGACCTTATTCTCAAGCAGTAATGTATGGAAATCTTCTTTTTATATCGGGACAGATAGCCATAAATCCGCTTAACCAAGAACTCATAAATGGAACTATTGAAGAGCAGACTGAAAGAGTCATGGAAAACATTAAAGCCATACTTGAAGCTGCGGGAATGCAATTCAATAACGTACTAAAAACAACGATCTACCTAAAAAATATGGACGACTTCCAAAAGGTAAATGAAATTTATGGAAGATACTTCGATAATCATAAACCTGCCAGGGTAACTGTGGGGGTAAGCAACCTACCTAAAGGTGCTTTAATTGAAATAGACGTTATTGCAGGGCTCTAA